The following are from one region of the Qipengyuania flava genome:
- a CDS encoding polysaccharide biosynthesis/export family protein, with product MNLTVPLHGLVRWPVAALAGLALAGCQAGLDPVVPAGQAGYSAIATDASNLAERYALAPGDVVSVRVYDEADLSVEDITLDNAGVLSLPLIGDVRAAGQTATELARSIEAAYAADYLRDPRVSVLIKQARVQTIAVEGEVTQPGVFPYQQGQTLLTALALARSPTDTAKLDHVIVFRTAGGERQAGRFDVQAIRGGAMPDVDLLPGDTVVVGYSATRGAFLDAVRAIPIIGVFRPYP from the coding sequence ATGAACCTCACGGTGCCATTGCATGGACTTGTCCGCTGGCCGGTCGCTGCGCTGGCGGGCCTCGCGCTCGCTGGATGCCAGGCGGGACTCGACCCTGTCGTTCCCGCGGGACAGGCCGGCTACTCAGCCATCGCCACCGATGCGTCCAACCTGGCAGAGCGCTACGCCCTTGCGCCGGGCGATGTCGTTTCCGTGCGCGTGTATGACGAAGCGGACCTGAGCGTCGAGGATATCACGCTCGACAACGCCGGCGTCCTCAGCCTGCCGCTTATCGGCGATGTGCGCGCAGCGGGGCAGACCGCAACCGAACTCGCGCGGTCGATCGAGGCGGCCTACGCGGCCGACTACCTGCGCGATCCGCGCGTGTCGGTGCTGATCAAGCAGGCCCGTGTCCAGACGATTGCGGTCGAAGGCGAAGTGACCCAGCCCGGGGTCTTCCCCTACCAGCAGGGCCAGACCCTGCTGACCGCGCTGGCCCTGGCGCGCAGCCCCACCGATACGGCGAAGCTCGATCACGTCATCGTCTTTCGCACCGCAGGCGGCGAGCGCCAGGCGGGGCGTTTCGACGTGCAAGCTATTCGCGGCGGGGCGATGCCCGATGTCGACCTGCTACCCGGCGACACGGTCGTCGTCGGCTATTCCGCAACCCGCGGCGCCTTCCTCGACGCGGTTCGCGCCATTCCCATCATCGGTGTCTTCAGGCCTTATCCATGA
- a CDS encoding four-helix bundle copper-binding protein, producing MSLPSMIAAHPQVDNETEELVLAARHAMLCSLFCTSCADACVAEDMDMAQCIRNCLDCADVCAATARLATRRTAQNIEVLRAQLEACITACETCAAECEGHDNPHCQLCAKMCRECADDCRKALPLVK from the coding sequence ATGTCACTGCCCTCCATGATCGCGGCCCATCCGCAGGTCGATAACGAAACCGAAGAACTCGTCCTTGCCGCACGGCACGCCATGCTGTGCTCGCTTTTCTGCACCAGCTGCGCCGACGCCTGTGTGGCTGAGGACATGGACATGGCGCAGTGCATCCGTAACTGCCTCGATTGCGCCGATGTCTGCGCGGCAACCGCCCGCCTCGCCACGCGCCGCACGGCCCAGAATATCGAAGTGCTGCGCGCCCAGCTGGAAGCCTGCATCACGGCCTGCGAAACCTGCGCTGCCGAATGCGAGGGCCACGACAACCCCCACTGCCAGCTCTGCGCCAAGATGTGCCGCGAATGCGCGGACGACTGCCGCAAGGCCTTGCCGCTCGTAAAATAG
- a CDS encoding vWA domain-containing protein — MRFAKLATACAAAALIAGCASQQGGDEIITTASKAQTSDSGRAPPPPPPPPPPPPPPASYASPQAVVVTGSRVQGGVVMESAAPVSVIAADEVLDAETGAVIVDPGYRYFPPVFVPSPSSRDQYEGEEVSPVKLVASEPVSTFSVDVDTGAYTNARRFISEGQMPPKASVRTEEFVNYFRYDYDRPDTTDQPFTVNTDVAVTPWNANSRLVRIGLAGYEMPEEERPPANLVFLLDVSGSMSSPDKLPLVKTAMRQLAGQLTDKDRVSIVVYAGAAGLVLEPTNDERKIKDALDQLNAGGSTAGGAGIELAYRVAEASRIEGGVNRVILATDGDFNVGTSDRESLVELIEKKRETGVTLSVLGFGRGNLNDAMMEQVANNGNGNYSYIDSALEARKVLGDEMGATLFTIAKDVKIQVEFNPAVVSQYRLVGYENRVLREQDFDNDAVDAGDIGAGHQVTAIYEVVPVGAKGWIAGRRYEDTPDARATQLAAEAAYIKLRYKLPDGEKSTLLTYTLPASALSTTRAPGGDFAFASAVAAFGQKLRGDAMLADYSYPQIAALAGNPRGFWRQEFVQLVKTAQGLE; from the coding sequence ATGCGTTTCGCCAAGCTTGCCACCGCCTGCGCCGCCGCTGCATTGATTGCCGGTTGCGCGTCCCAGCAGGGGGGCGACGAGATCATCACCACCGCATCCAAGGCGCAGACATCCGACAGCGGCCGGGCACCGCCACCGCCCCCACCGCCTCCTCCTCCGCCGCCCCCTCCTGCAAGCTACGCCTCGCCGCAGGCCGTCGTGGTCACGGGGTCGCGCGTCCAGGGCGGTGTCGTGATGGAATCGGCGGCACCCGTCAGCGTGATTGCCGCCGACGAGGTCCTCGACGCAGAAACCGGTGCGGTCATCGTAGACCCGGGCTACCGCTATTTCCCGCCGGTCTTCGTGCCCAGCCCGTCCAGCCGCGACCAATACGAGGGCGAAGAGGTCTCGCCGGTCAAACTTGTCGCCAGCGAGCCTGTCTCGACCTTCTCGGTCGATGTCGACACCGGCGCTTACACCAACGCGCGGCGGTTCATTTCCGAAGGGCAAATGCCGCCCAAGGCATCGGTGCGGACCGAAGAGTTCGTGAACTATTTCCGGTACGATTACGACCGGCCCGACACCACCGACCAGCCCTTCACGGTGAACACCGATGTCGCGGTGACGCCGTGGAACGCGAACTCGCGCCTCGTGCGGATCGGCCTTGCCGGATACGAAATGCCGGAAGAGGAACGCCCGCCGGCAAACCTCGTCTTCCTGCTCGATGTCTCGGGCTCCATGTCGAGCCCCGACAAGCTGCCGCTGGTGAAGACCGCCATGCGCCAGCTCGCCGGTCAGCTGACCGACAAGGACCGCGTTTCGATCGTCGTCTACGCAGGCGCTGCGGGCCTCGTGCTCGAACCCACCAATGACGAGCGCAAGATCAAGGACGCGCTAGACCAGCTCAACGCGGGCGGTTCGACCGCGGGCGGTGCCGGTATCGAGCTCGCCTACCGCGTGGCCGAAGCCAGCCGGATCGAGGGCGGCGTCAATCGCGTGATCCTTGCGACCGACGGCGATTTCAACGTCGGCACCTCGGACCGGGAATCGCTGGTCGAGCTGATCGAGAAGAAGCGCGAGACCGGCGTCACCCTGTCGGTGCTCGGCTTCGGTCGCGGCAACTTGAACGATGCGATGATGGAGCAGGTCGCCAACAACGGGAATGGCAACTATTCCTACATCGACAGCGCGCTGGAAGCCCGCAAGGTGCTGGGCGATGAAATGGGCGCAACGCTCTTCACCATTGCCAAGGACGTGAAGATCCAGGTCGAGTTCAACCCGGCCGTGGTCAGCCAGTACCGTCTCGTCGGCTACGAGAACCGCGTCCTTCGCGAACAGGATTTCGACAACGACGCGGTCGATGCGGGCGATATCGGTGCCGGCCACCAGGTGACCGCCATCTATGAAGTCGTGCCGGTTGGCGCGAAGGGCTGGATCGCGGGCCGCCGCTACGAGGACACACCCGATGCACGGGCGACGCAGCTGGCTGCCGAAGCGGCCTATATCAAGCTGCGCTACAAGCTGCCCGATGGCGAAAAATCGACGCTGCTGACCTACACCCTGCCCGCCAGCGCGCTCAGCACCACGCGGGCGCCGGGCGGCGATTTCGCCTTTGCTAGCGCGGTCGCGGCCTTCGGGCAGAAGCTGCGCGGCGATGCGATGCTGGCCGACTATTCCTACCCCCAGATCGCCGCGCTCGCGGGCAATCCGCGCGGTTTCTGGCGGCAGGAGTTCGTCCAACTGGTGAAGACCGCACAGGGCCTCGAATAG
- a CDS encoding acyl-CoA dehydrogenase, with protein sequence MVPFAWDDPFNLDEQLTEDERMIRDAAHAFAQGELQPRVIENFSKEVDDPELFPMMGEAGLLGATVPEEYGGAGASYVAYGLIAREIERVDSGYRSMASVQSSLVMFPIFEYGSEEQRKKYLPGLASGQLIGCFGLTEPDAGSDPAGMKTVAKKVDGGYVISGSKTWISNAPFADVFVVWAKSEAHGGGIRGFVLEKGMKGLSAPKIEGKLSLRASTTGMIVMDEVEVGEDALLPEVQGLKGPFGCLNRARYGISWGAMGSAEFCMHAARQYGLDRHQFGVPLASKQLYQLKLADMMTEISMGLQASLRVGRLMDEGKFAPEMISIVKRNNVGKALDIARKSRDMHGGNGISEEYQVIRHMVNLETVNTYEGTHDVHALILGRAVTGIAAF encoded by the coding sequence ATGGTGCCTTTTGCCTGGGACGATCCCTTCAATCTCGACGAGCAGCTGACCGAGGACGAGCGGATGATCCGCGACGCCGCGCACGCCTTTGCGCAGGGCGAGCTGCAGCCGCGCGTGATCGAGAACTTCTCCAAGGAAGTCGACGATCCCGAACTCTTCCCGATGATGGGCGAAGCAGGCCTCCTGGGCGCGACCGTGCCGGAAGAATACGGCGGTGCAGGCGCGAGCTACGTCGCCTACGGCCTGATCGCGCGCGAGATCGAGCGGGTCGACTCGGGCTACCGCTCGATGGCTTCGGTCCAGTCCAGCCTCGTGATGTTCCCGATCTTCGAATACGGCAGTGAAGAACAGCGCAAGAAGTACCTGCCCGGCCTCGCCAGCGGCCAGCTGATCGGCTGCTTCGGCCTCACCGAACCCGACGCAGGCTCCGATCCCGCCGGCATGAAGACTGTCGCGAAGAAGGTCGACGGCGGCTACGTTATTTCGGGCTCCAAGACCTGGATTTCGAACGCGCCCTTCGCCGATGTCTTCGTGGTATGGGCGAAGAGCGAAGCGCATGGCGGCGGGATCCGCGGCTTCGTGCTCGAGAAGGGCATGAAGGGGCTCTCGGCGCCCAAGATCGAAGGCAAGCTCAGCTTGCGCGCCTCGACCACCGGCATGATCGTGATGGACGAGGTCGAAGTGGGCGAAGACGCGCTCCTGCCCGAAGTGCAGGGCCTCAAGGGTCCGTTCGGCTGCCTCAACCGTGCGCGATACGGCATCAGCTGGGGTGCGATGGGCTCAGCGGAATTCTGCATGCACGCCGCGCGCCAGTACGGCCTCGACCGACACCAGTTCGGCGTGCCGCTCGCATCGAAGCAGCTCTACCAGTTGAAGCTCGCCGACATGATGACCGAGATCTCGATGGGTCTCCAGGCCAGCTTGCGCGTCGGTCGCCTGATGGACGAAGGCAAGTTCGCGCCCGAGATGATCTCGATCGTGAAGCGCAACAACGTCGGCAAGGCGCTCGATATCGCGCGCAAGTCGCGCGACATGCACGGCGGCAACGGCATTTCGGAAGAATACCAGGTAATCCGCCACATGGTGAACCTCGAGACGGTCAACACCTACGAAGGCACGCATGACGTCCACGCGCTGATCCTGGGCCGCGCGGTCACCGGGATCGCCGCGTTCTGA
- the maiA gene encoding maleylacetoacetate isomerase has translation MKLLGYFRSSTSYRLRIALNLKGLNYDYVPVNLVKAEQKDEAYVSRNPFGSVPLLQADGRDRAQSMAQLEWLDEAYPEPPLLPKGIEDRFTARELAYAIATETHAVNNLPVLKYLADPLGHSKDEIDDWYRHWLKRTFDPMEARLAQLGTGDFLFDAPGLFEVVLLPQVYNARRFDFDFADHPHITRIERACLAHEAFARAYPDNQIDSPDYKPDNKGPQGETE, from the coding sequence ATGAAGCTGCTGGGCTATTTCCGCTCTTCGACGAGCTACCGGCTGCGGATCGCGCTGAACCTCAAGGGGCTGAATTACGACTATGTCCCGGTGAACCTGGTGAAGGCCGAGCAGAAGGACGAGGCCTACGTGAGCCGCAATCCCTTCGGTTCGGTGCCGCTGCTCCAGGCCGACGGGCGCGACCGCGCGCAGTCCATGGCGCAGCTCGAATGGCTCGACGAAGCCTATCCCGAGCCGCCGCTGTTGCCGAAGGGTATTGAAGACCGCTTCACCGCCCGCGAACTGGCCTACGCCATCGCAACCGAAACGCACGCGGTGAACAACCTGCCCGTCCTCAAGTACCTTGCCGATCCGCTCGGCCATTCGAAGGACGAGATCGACGACTGGTATCGCCACTGGTTGAAGCGGACCTTCGATCCGATGGAAGCGCGGCTCGCCCAGCTTGGCACCGGCGATTTCCTGTTCGACGCGCCGGGCCTTTTCGAGGTCGTGCTGCTGCCGCAGGTCTACAACGCCCGCCGCTTCGATTTCGACTTCGCAGACCACCCCCACATCACGCGGATCGAGCGCGCCTGCCTCGCGCACGAGGCCTTCGCGCGCGCCTATCCCGACAACCAGATCGACAGCCCCGACTACAAACCCGACAATAAGGGGCCGCAAGGAGAAACAGAATGA
- a CDS encoding response regulator, with amino-acid sequence MGQQQLRVLVAEDEMIVGYDLCDTVAEAGYFVEGPFDDLSSAMLAYQKAKPDIAILDIQLGDGIVYPLAEQMMAEDVPVIFHSGALTPDEVVERFPKAQALAKPCPPAAVIESVQRAAATA; translated from the coding sequence ATGGGACAGCAGCAGCTGCGCGTATTGGTCGCCGAAGATGAAATGATCGTCGGCTACGATCTGTGCGATACGGTCGCTGAGGCGGGGTATTTTGTCGAAGGGCCGTTCGATGACCTGTCCTCTGCCATGCTCGCCTACCAGAAGGCCAAGCCGGACATCGCCATCCTCGACATCCAGCTGGGCGACGGCATCGTCTACCCGCTGGCCGAACAGATGATGGCAGAGGATGTGCCCGTCATTTTCCACTCCGGCGCGCTGACCCCCGATGAAGTGGTGGAACGCTTCCCCAAGGCGCAGGCGCTGGCCAAGCCCTGCCCGCCGGCAGCCGTGATCGAATCGGTCCAGCGCGCTGCCGCTACGGCCTGA
- a CDS encoding fumarylacetoacetate hydrolase family protein, protein MKLATLKDGTRDGKLVVVSKDLTRYCAADNIAPTLQAALDNWDEIAPKLEALAIDVEHQAVPCERFHEREAHSPLPRAYQWADGSAYINHVELVRKARGAEVPESFYHDPLMYQGGSDSFLAPRDDIPLGDTKWGCDMEGEVAVITDDVPMGVSKEAAADHIKLVMLVNDVSLRGLIPGELAKGFGFFQSKPASAFSPVAVTPDELGDAWQGSVIHLPLMVDYNNEPFGRANAGVDATFSLAELVAHAAKTRKLAAGTIIGSGTVSNQGPDGDPGKPVADGGLGYSCIAEIRMIETIADGEPKTPFMAPGDTVRVEMRDAEGHSIFGAIEQKVVEA, encoded by the coding sequence ATGAAGCTCGCCACACTCAAGGACGGGACCCGGGACGGCAAGCTGGTGGTCGTATCGAAAGACCTCACCCGCTACTGCGCGGCCGACAACATCGCGCCGACGCTGCAGGCCGCGCTCGACAATTGGGACGAGATCGCTCCCAAGCTCGAAGCGCTGGCCATAGATGTCGAACACCAGGCCGTGCCGTGCGAGCGGTTCCACGAACGCGAGGCGCATTCGCCGCTGCCGCGCGCCTACCAGTGGGCCGACGGCTCGGCCTACATCAACCACGTGGAACTGGTCCGTAAGGCGCGCGGCGCCGAGGTGCCCGAGAGCTTCTACCACGACCCGCTCATGTACCAGGGCGGCAGCGACAGCTTCCTCGCCCCGCGCGACGACATCCCGCTGGGCGACACCAAGTGGGGCTGCGACATGGAAGGCGAAGTCGCCGTCATCACCGACGATGTGCCGATGGGCGTGTCGAAGGAAGCCGCTGCCGATCACATCAAGCTGGTCATGCTTGTGAACGACGTATCCTTGCGCGGCCTGATTCCGGGCGAGCTCGCCAAGGGCTTCGGCTTCTTCCAGTCGAAACCGGCGAGCGCCTTCAGCCCTGTCGCGGTCACGCCCGATGAGCTGGGCGATGCCTGGCAAGGCAGCGTGATCCACCTGCCGCTGATGGTCGATTACAACAACGAACCCTTCGGCCGTGCGAACGCCGGGGTCGATGCGACCTTCAGCCTCGCCGAGCTGGTCGCGCACGCCGCCAAGACCCGCAAACTGGCCGCCGGCACGATCATTGGCTCGGGCACGGTTTCGAACCAGGGTCCCGATGGCGATCCGGGCAAGCCGGTGGCAGACGGCGGTCTTGGCTACAGCTGTATTGCGGAAATCCGCATGATCGAGACGATTGCCGACGGCGAGCCGAAGACGCCCTTCATGGCTCCGGGCGACACCGTACGCGTGGAAATGCGCGACGCAGAGGGCCACTCAATCTTTGGCGCGATCGAGCAGAAGGTCGTCGAGGCCTGA
- a CDS encoding lasso peptide biosynthesis B2 protein → MPKLRTFLSLDGEDRWATFEAMAGLVGAHLRIRLVPPRRWRERFGAVASGPPLDEVAPARLETVRRVRLAIARALRNVPGSPNCLPQALTARAMLERRGITSQLYIGTERGADGAPRFHAWLKVGDEWVTGHCDESRYALLASPDAELA, encoded by the coding sequence ATGCCGAAGCTGCGCACCTTCCTCTCGCTCGATGGCGAGGACCGCTGGGCCACATTTGAGGCCATGGCCGGGCTTGTCGGAGCGCACCTTCGTATCCGCCTGGTACCACCGCGCCGCTGGCGCGAGCGTTTCGGGGCCGTTGCCTCGGGCCCACCGCTCGATGAAGTGGCGCCGGCGCGGCTAGAAACCGTCCGCAGGGTCCGCCTCGCCATAGCGCGGGCGCTGCGCAACGTGCCGGGCAGCCCCAATTGCCTGCCACAGGCGCTCACCGCGCGCGCCATGCTGGAGCGCCGCGGGATCACCTCGCAGCTTTACATCGGGACTGAACGCGGCGCTGACGGTGCGCCGCGTTTTCACGCCTGGCTGAAGGTCGGGGACGAGTGGGTCACCGGCCACTGCGATGAAAGCCGCTACGCCTTGCTGGCCTCTCCCGATGCGGAGCTCGCCTGA
- a CDS encoding glycosyltransferase, producing MLRALGAQPVVLAVTDAAHEQDRWRLGDADIRLAAARGPAQLAYAPDLPVVLSDAKLDLLHLLGVWQYPTHAAGRWADETGRPLIISPHGMFDPWITGRNAWKKQAARLLWERRAWHRAAAFHALTAAEAADIERESPGARVAVVPNAAPAASPPRDRTPPPHLLYLGRIHEKKNIAALIAAWRSLRGELPADATLTIAGWGDDEGIAMLEHAMERADPSIQFVGTAFGAQKAALFDVSRFLVLPSLSEGLPMAILEAWASGTPTIQSDACNLPEGFATGAAIRCGTDRDAIADAIRTAMSIDDAQWLTKSAAARELAASPFSQASIALHWEEIYGALL from the coding sequence ATGCTCCGCGCGCTTGGTGCCCAGCCGGTCGTCCTTGCCGTAACCGACGCCGCGCATGAGCAGGATCGATGGCGCCTTGGCGATGCCGATATCCGGCTTGCCGCCGCGCGAGGGCCTGCACAGCTAGCCTATGCGCCCGACCTGCCTGTGGTGCTCTCCGACGCAAAACTCGACCTGCTGCACCTCCTCGGTGTCTGGCAGTACCCGACCCACGCCGCGGGCCGCTGGGCCGACGAAACCGGCCGCCCGCTAATTATAAGCCCGCATGGCATGTTCGATCCGTGGATCACTGGTCGCAACGCCTGGAAGAAGCAGGCTGCACGGCTTCTCTGGGAACGCCGCGCCTGGCACCGGGCCGCGGCCTTCCACGCGCTTACTGCTGCCGAGGCCGCCGATATCGAGCGCGAAAGCCCGGGCGCCCGGGTCGCGGTCGTCCCCAACGCGGCGCCCGCGGCCAGCCCTCCGCGCGATCGGACGCCGCCGCCCCACCTGCTCTATCTCGGGCGCATTCACGAGAAGAAGAACATCGCGGCCCTGATTGCCGCTTGGCGCAGCCTGCGTGGCGAACTTCCTGCCGATGCAACCCTGACCATCGCCGGCTGGGGCGACGATGAAGGGATCGCCATGCTCGAGCATGCGATGGAGCGCGCCGATCCCTCGATCCAGTTCGTGGGGACAGCCTTTGGCGCCCAGAAAGCCGCGCTGTTCGATGTGTCGCGCTTCCTCGTCCTGCCATCGCTCAGCGAAGGCCTGCCGATGGCCATTCTCGAAGCCTGGGCGAGCGGGACGCCGACCATCCAGTCGGACGCCTGCAACCTTCCCGAGGGGTTTGCAACCGGAGCGGCCATCCGCTGCGGCACCGACCGCGATGCCATTGCCGATGCGATCAGGACAGCCATGAGCATCGACGACGCGCAATGGCTGACCAAGTCCGCAGCAGCGCGCGAACTTGCCGCGAGCCCGTTTTCGCAAGCGAGCATCGCGCTTCATTGGGAAGAGATCTACGGCGCCCTGCTTTAG
- a CDS encoding GumC family protein, whose product MTGEIQSTPASFLAARQQAAYDAAGENPLSALVRQAISAVRRHLWMALAIVGACVALALVSTLLDTPRYTAQTSVQINDQSDEVLGSDFEQSNASAPSDWDIDRFLNTQLGILTSRGLAERVVDRLELGSSERFFSAMEVTASALETEGDGRTLAVNLVRSNLGVDLPRATRIASITFTSTDPGLSSQIANAFAEEFIQANLQRRFDSSAYARDFVAEQLEEARISLEESERELNDYAKAVGLIRTRDALAPNPRDVAAGSITGATLAQLNEAAVDARANRIAAQSRWDAIRDTAPLASQPVLANPTVQALMTRQADLEAQLQVARERYLPNHPAISRLESDIAAVASQLNTTAAQVRQSIFAEYRAAQSAEQQLDGQVRRARGETLAEQDQSVRYNVLARQADTARSIYDGLLQRYRELNASAGISSSNISIVDRAEVPEVPSSPNVPRNVALGLLVGLFLAGFAVFLRDQLDDVIHTPEDVEDKLDLPLLGVVPRVEEERPIEALGNPKSSIAEAYNSMRGALLYSTPQGLPGIIVVTSAQAAEGKSTTSFAMAQGFSKIGLRPLLVDADLRRPALDKLMGMRSERGLTDLLVSQDDPASAILSIEEHGIDLLPAGPLPPSPSELLASPRMAQLLEMLGEAYDVVILDSPPVLGLADGPMLAALADGTVFVVEAERGRSGSLKAALRRLRSMQPVLLGAVLAKFDPTKSGNRYSAYYGYDYYRYATGDARTEA is encoded by the coding sequence ATGACCGGCGAGATACAATCCACGCCTGCGAGTTTCCTGGCTGCGCGCCAGCAGGCAGCCTATGACGCTGCCGGCGAGAACCCGCTAAGCGCCCTCGTGCGGCAGGCCATCTCGGCGGTCCGACGCCATCTCTGGATGGCGCTGGCGATCGTTGGCGCCTGTGTCGCGCTGGCGCTGGTGTCGACCCTGCTCGACACCCCGCGCTACACCGCGCAGACCAGCGTCCAGATCAACGACCAGAGCGACGAGGTCCTGGGCAGCGATTTCGAGCAGAGCAATGCCTCCGCCCCGAGCGATTGGGATATCGACCGGTTCCTCAACACCCAGCTCGGCATCCTGACGAGCCGCGGGCTGGCGGAACGGGTCGTCGATCGCCTCGAACTCGGCAGCAGCGAACGCTTCTTCAGCGCGATGGAGGTGACCGCCTCGGCGCTGGAAACTGAAGGCGATGGCCGGACGCTGGCGGTCAACCTGGTGCGCAGCAATTTGGGCGTAGATCTGCCGCGGGCAACGCGCATCGCCTCGATCACCTTCACCAGCACCGATCCGGGTCTCTCATCGCAGATCGCCAACGCCTTCGCCGAAGAGTTCATCCAGGCAAACCTCCAGCGCCGTTTCGACAGCTCGGCCTACGCCCGGGATTTCGTGGCCGAGCAGCTCGAAGAAGCGCGTATCTCGCTTGAGGAATCGGAGCGCGAGCTCAACGATTACGCCAAGGCCGTGGGCCTGATCCGCACGCGCGATGCGCTGGCCCCCAACCCGCGGGATGTGGCCGCAGGATCGATCACCGGCGCTACGCTCGCACAGCTCAACGAAGCGGCCGTCGATGCCCGTGCAAACCGGATCGCCGCCCAGTCCCGCTGGGATGCCATTCGCGACACCGCGCCGCTCGCCTCGCAGCCGGTTCTCGCCAACCCGACGGTCCAGGCGCTGATGACGCGCCAGGCCGATCTCGAGGCCCAATTGCAGGTCGCGCGCGAACGCTACCTGCCGAACCACCCTGCGATCAGCCGCCTCGAAAGCGATATTGCGGCCGTTGCCAGCCAGTTGAACACCACCGCCGCACAGGTGCGTCAGTCGATCTTTGCGGAGTACCGCGCCGCCCAATCGGCCGAGCAGCAGCTCGACGGGCAGGTTCGCCGCGCCCGCGGGGAAACGCTCGCCGAGCAGGACCAGTCGGTGCGCTACAACGTGCTCGCCCGGCAAGCCGATACGGCGCGTTCGATCTATGATGGTCTGCTGCAGCGCTACCGCGAGCTCAACGCGTCAGCCGGCATCTCGTCCAGCAACATCTCGATCGTCGACCGTGCCGAAGTGCCCGAGGTGCCTTCCTCGCCCAATGTGCCGCGCAATGTTGCGCTGGGCCTTCTGGTCGGCCTGTTCCTTGCCGGGTTCGCCGTGTTCCTGCGCGACCAGCTCGACGATGTGATCCACACGCCCGAAGATGTCGAAGACAAGCTCGATCTTCCGCTTCTCGGCGTGGTGCCCCGGGTGGAGGAAGAACGCCCGATCGAAGCGCTGGGCAATCCCAAATCGTCCATTGCCGAAGCCTACAACTCGATGCGCGGCGCGCTTCTCTACTCGACGCCGCAGGGCCTGCCCGGCATTATCGTGGTGACCAGCGCGCAAGCGGCCGAGGGCAAGAGCACGACGAGCTTCGCCATGGCGCAGGGCTTTTCGAAGATCGGCCTGCGCCCGCTCCTCGTGGACGCCGACCTGCGCCGCCCGGCTCTCGACAAGCTCATGGGGATGCGTTCGGAACGCGGCCTTACCGACCTGCTGGTTTCGCAAGACGACCCGGCGAGCGCGATCCTCTCGATCGAGGAGCATGGGATCGACCTGCTCCCGGCCGGACCGCTTCCGCCGAGCCCGTCCGAACTGCTCGCTTCGCCGCGCATGGCCCAGCTGCTCGAAATGCTGGGCGAAGCCTACGACGTCGTCATCCTCGACAGCCCGCCGGTTCTCGGACTGGCCGACGGACCGATGCTCGCTGCGCTTGCCGACGGAACGGTCTTCGTTGTCGAGGCCGAGCGTGGACGCAGCGGTTCGCTCAAGGCGGCGCTGCGGCGCCTCCGCTCAATGCAGCCGGTCCTGCTGGGCGCTGTGCTGGCGAAGTTCGACCCGACCAAGTCGGGCAACCGCTACTCTGCCTATTATGGCTACGACTATTACCGCTACGCCACGGGTGACGCCCGGACCGAGGCATGA
- a CDS encoding OmpA family protein, which produces MPIRPSLAFFAGAVIVGVSGYLLAEPMAPGFVDRLEAEAEVAIADAGGTGVTARFANAAGSPTRHPLLSGGETLDEATRAQVARAVSAVPGVGGVVWSDGTMRAESDEPVYQPLHCQEDVEGLLRTRSIRFEEASSALLPASRILLDEVADALRPCLGSIIAITGHTDQSGPEPGNLALSMDRARAVREALVRRGIPRDGLRANGIGSQQPVDGLAPTDPANRRIEFSVIRTEPLRPTPVDTPGAR; this is translated from the coding sequence ATGCCGATCCGCCCTTCTCTCGCCTTTTTCGCCGGAGCCGTGATCGTCGGCGTGAGCGGTTACCTGCTCGCCGAACCGATGGCGCCCGGATTTGTCGACCGGCTCGAGGCCGAGGCTGAGGTCGCCATCGCCGACGCGGGCGGCACCGGCGTGACCGCGCGCTTTGCCAATGCCGCCGGATCGCCCACCCGCCACCCGCTGCTTTCGGGCGGCGAGACGCTGGACGAAGCCACCCGCGCCCAAGTGGCCCGCGCGGTATCGGCAGTGCCCGGCGTGGGCGGCGTCGTGTGGAGCGACGGGACCATGCGCGCCGAAAGCGACGAGCCGGTCTACCAGCCGCTCCACTGCCAGGAGGATGTCGAAGGCCTGCTGCGGACCCGCTCGATCCGCTTCGAGGAAGCCAGCAGCGCGCTGCTGCCTGCAAGCCGCATCCTGCTCGACGAGGTTGCCGACGCGCTGCGCCCCTGTCTCGGCTCGATCATCGCCATCACCGGCCACACCGATCAGTCGGGCCCCGAGCCGGGCAATCTTGCGCTGAGCATGGACCGTGCGCGCGCCGTGCGCGAGGCGCTGGTGCGCCGCGGCATCCCGCGCGACGGCCTGCGCGCCAACGGCATCGGATCGCAGCAGCCGGTTGATGGGCTCGCCCCGACCGACCCCGCCAACCGCCGTATCGAATTCTCGGTCATCCGTACCGAGCCGCTTCGCCCCACCCCTGTCGACACACCGGGAGCCCGCTGA